One genomic segment of uncultured Desulfobacter sp. includes these proteins:
- a CDS encoding chemotaxis protein CheB encodes MSEKKETKTRLPQAKSKSHATRRKKVTGSIERKSAPESFPVVGLGASAGGLEALKAFFKKVPPTSGMSFIVLVHMTPNQPSLMPELLQKIALIPVSAAKDGEPLEPDRAYIIPPNKDLSVYNGNIQLLDMTTKKDRLPIDYFFRSLAQDQGENAAAIVLSGMGTDGTLGVKEIKVHDGLVFVQSEESAGYDGMPRSAINTGIVDMIMAPAEMPEKLIQYFSQAVQGFQDIPAQFPVKEEGWIHKIYAILRSRVGHDFSSYKSNTILRRISRRMSLNHIRSHEVYVRYLRENPDEIDALFRELLIGVTNFSRDPESFEVLKADVLPDLLETLGTDATFRAWIPGCSTGEEVYSLVIALKEILDKTSNRINLQIFGTDIDSRAIKKAREGVYPCSVKADLGEERVNRFFIQGGDFYRIRKGIRDCVVFSVQNIIKDPPFSRLNLLCCRNLLIYLNTDAQKKLLPLFHYTLVPDGVLMLGSSETIGGATDLFQTINKKWRIFRRREVPKAIRQIVNFPTGPLAVERPRDLSAGNSKNKPFDTNYLTQKVVLEQFAPTAVLTDSNGDIINVQGRTGKYLETPSGPVTNNILDMARKGLRIELSAALRAAVSSAAKVTKKRLSVKTNGDYQLIDLHVCPLKKPDELAGRLLVVFEDIDSESMDETGDHAGKEDFSPASTHIAALEQELQTTRESHQTTIEELESSNEELKSTNEEIQSANEELQSTNEELESSKEELQSLNEELQTVNAELQGKVEELSAAHDDMRNLLNSTEIANIFVDNNMRVRRFTPEATRIINLIQTDLGRPIQHVVSNLKYDNMIRDLENVLQYLTPVETEVQTNEGKWFNMSIIPYRTTDNRIDGAVMTFISIEDQKKVNIQLEASLKEAENAWELTRVIFDISRDPMVVLDKNSCIVIANTCYSTLMDIDRKYLKGMDFIPPLKKEPSQKKDLKTQLKTAMETNEDFISDMMDFETASGKKSYTIKGSILKKDKSFPYRILLQFLSE; translated from the coding sequence ATGTCCGAAAAAAAAGAAACAAAAACCAGATTGCCACAAGCGAAGTCAAAAAGTCATGCAACCCGGCGGAAAAAAGTAACCGGCAGTATTGAAAGAAAATCAGCACCCGAATCATTTCCTGTTGTGGGGTTAGGTGCATCAGCCGGGGGATTGGAAGCATTAAAGGCATTTTTTAAAAAGGTTCCGCCGACAAGCGGCATGTCCTTTATTGTTCTGGTACATATGACGCCGAACCAGCCGAGCCTTATGCCGGAGCTGCTTCAAAAAATAGCATTGATTCCGGTGTCAGCCGCAAAAGACGGAGAGCCCCTTGAGCCGGACAGAGCATATATCATTCCCCCTAATAAGGATCTTTCAGTTTATAACGGAAATATTCAGCTCTTGGATATGACAACAAAGAAGGACCGGCTGCCTATTGATTATTTTTTCCGGTCGCTTGCCCAGGATCAGGGAGAAAATGCAGCTGCGATTGTGCTGTCAGGTATGGGCACAGACGGTACGCTGGGTGTTAAAGAGATCAAAGTTCATGACGGGCTTGTATTTGTTCAATCCGAGGAATCGGCCGGATACGACGGTATGCCCCGCAGCGCAATCAATACCGGAATTGTCGATATGATCATGGCTCCGGCGGAGATGCCTGAAAAACTCATCCAATATTTTTCACAGGCTGTCCAGGGGTTCCAGGATATCCCGGCTCAGTTTCCCGTTAAGGAGGAGGGCTGGATACATAAAATTTATGCCATTCTTCGATCACGGGTCGGCCATGATTTTTCATCCTATAAGTCCAATACAATTCTCAGGCGCATCAGCCGCCGGATGAGTCTGAACCATATCCGCAGTCACGAAGTTTATGTGCGCTATTTAAGGGAAAATCCCGACGAAATAGACGCCCTGTTTCGAGAGTTGTTGATTGGTGTGACCAATTTTTCCCGTGATCCGGAATCCTTTGAAGTCTTGAAAGCAGATGTCCTGCCGGACCTTTTAGAGACCCTGGGGACTGATGCTACCTTCAGAGCCTGGATTCCGGGATGTTCAACCGGTGAGGAAGTTTATTCTTTGGTCATTGCATTAAAAGAGATCCTTGATAAAACTTCAAACCGGATAAACCTGCAAATATTTGGTACGGATATTGACAGCCGGGCCATTAAAAAAGCCCGTGAAGGTGTTTACCCGTGTAGTGTTAAAGCGGATCTGGGCGAGGAGCGTGTGAATCGTTTCTTCATTCAAGGGGGAGATTTTTACCGTATACGAAAGGGAATCCGGGATTGTGTGGTTTTTTCCGTTCAAAATATTATCAAGGACCCGCCTTTTTCCCGATTGAACCTGCTGTGTTGCAGGAATCTGCTGATTTACCTGAATACGGATGCACAAAAAAAGCTGCTGCCCCTGTTTCACTATACACTGGTCCCGGACGGCGTCCTTATGCTGGGGTCTTCCGAAACAATAGGGGGCGCAACGGATCTGTTCCAGACCATCAATAAAAAATGGCGAATTTTCAGGCGTCGGGAAGTGCCTAAAGCCATACGACAGATCGTCAACTTTCCCACGGGGCCATTGGCTGTGGAGCGTCCCCGGGATTTATCTGCCGGGAATTCTAAAAATAAACCGTTCGACACCAACTATCTGACACAAAAGGTGGTGTTGGAACAGTTTGCCCCAACTGCTGTTCTTACGGACAGCAATGGCGACATCATAAATGTACAGGGCCGGACCGGCAAATACCTTGAAACACCGAGCGGCCCTGTCACCAACAATATTTTGGATATGGCCCGTAAGGGGCTGCGCATAGAACTGTCAGCAGCCCTTAGGGCTGCCGTATCATCAGCGGCTAAAGTGACCAAGAAAAGACTGTCTGTAAAAACCAACGGTGATTATCAACTGATTGATCTGCACGTCTGCCCTTTGAAGAAACCCGATGAGCTTGCCGGACGGTTACTTGTGGTTTTTGAGGATATCGACTCCGAATCCATGGACGAAACCGGGGACCACGCCGGTAAAGAAGATTTCTCGCCTGCATCAACTCACATTGCCGCGTTGGAACAGGAACTGCAGACCACCAGGGAAAGTCATCAGACGACCATCGAGGAGTTGGAATCGTCAAATGAAGAGCTCAAATCAACCAATGAGGAAATTCAGTCGGCCAACGAAGAGCTCCAGTCCACCAACGAAGAGCTGGAGTCCTCCAAGGAGGAGCTTCAGTCGCTGAACGAAGAACTGCAAACGGTTAATGCCGAGCTTCAAGGCAAAGTGGAGGAGTTGTCGGCAGCCCATGATGACATGCGCAACCTGCTGAACAGTACGGAAATCGCCAATATTTTTGTGGACAATAACATGCGGGTCCGGCGGTTTACACCTGAGGCCACAAGGATTATCAATCTTATTCAGACAGACCTCGGCAGGCCTATCCAGCATGTTGTCAGTAACCTGAAATACGACAACATGATTAGAGATCTGGAAAACGTCCTGCAGTATTTGACACCCGTTGAAACCGAAGTGCAGACGAATGAAGGCAAATGGTTTAACATGAGCATCATACCCTACCGCACCACGGATAACCGGATCGACGGCGCTGTGATGACATTTATAAGCATTGAAGATCAAAAAAAGGTCAATATCCAGCTTGAAGCCTCGTTAAAAGAAGCGGAAAACGCTTGGGAGCTCACGCGGGTCATATTCGATATAAGCCGAGACCCAATGGTGGTGTTGGATAAAAACAGCTGCATTGTTATCGCCAACACGTGCTATTCGACGCTTATGGACATAGACCGGAAATACCTTAAAGGAATGGATTTTATCCCCCCCCTCAAAAAAGAGCCTTCACAAAAAAAAGATTTGAAAACACAATTGAAAACAGCGATGGAAACAAATGAAGATTTCATCTCGGATATGATGGATTTTGAAACCGCCTCCGGGAAGAAAAGTTATACGATTAAAGGGTCCATTCTTAAAAAAGATAAAAGCTTCCCATACCGTATTCTACTTCAGTTCCTATCCGAGTAA
- the fusA gene encoding elongation factor G: MSEEIKSMRNVAFAGHGGAGKTTLAEAMLFKAGVTNRLGKVEEGNTVMDFQPEEIKKQQSINTSFIKYTHQKHVVTLMDTPGDQNFFSAAKTCFPVADSMAFVIDGVGGPSAMTEEAAASALEYNLPGFVIINKLDRERSDFNTAVAACDTSLKKKVIPVCYPIGEEDGFKGLVNIISGAAFEYDADGKATQIDIPADMADEIAADKEEFVENIAELDDDLLEKYLEGEELTEEEIKGAFRKGVLDAQFYPAICTSATKMIGVDVIFDFINDYMPSPLDRGAWTAKDADGNDVEVAPDPDAEFTGFVFATIVDPYAGRLSLFRVISGTLGKEGNILNVTKDTKERFSQLLEIAGKEQKQIDGALPGAIVAVAKLKSTLTGDTLTGGKAIQIPAPAPLPPCISFAISPKSKSDEDKIHEAVRKILEEDTGLTLRREEETRQTILSGRGLVHIEITAEKIQRKFNVGMDIATPTVAYRETFKKKVRVQGKHKKQSGGHGQYGDCWIELEPLPKGSGYEFVDKIVGGVIPRNYIPAVEAGIRDAMQKGILAGFPCVDFRTTLDFGSYHAVDSSEMAFKTAGSLAFKKAAAEAKAVLLEPIMKVSVKAPDDATGDIMGDLNSRRGRVLGMDSEGDKQIINALVPMSEMLRYAPDLGSMTGGRGSFTMEFEQYDEVPPDLSKKIIEKVNAEKEG; this comes from the coding sequence ATGAGCGAAGAAATCAAATCCATGAGGAATGTGGCTTTTGCGGGCCATGGAGGTGCGGGCAAGACAACTCTTGCTGAGGCTATGCTGTTCAAAGCCGGGGTGACAAATCGCCTTGGCAAGGTTGAAGAAGGAAATACAGTAATGGACTTCCAGCCCGAAGAAATCAAAAAGCAGCAAAGTATTAACACATCATTTATTAAGTATACGCATCAAAAGCATGTCGTTACATTAATGGACACCCCCGGGGACCAAAATTTCTTTTCTGCTGCCAAAACATGTTTTCCTGTAGCCGACAGTATGGCTTTTGTCATTGACGGTGTTGGCGGACCCTCTGCCATGACCGAAGAAGCAGCAGCTTCAGCCCTGGAATATAATCTGCCCGGCTTTGTTATTATCAACAAGCTCGACCGTGAACGGTCTGATTTCAATACTGCGGTTGCGGCATGTGATACATCCCTGAAAAAGAAAGTTATTCCCGTATGCTATCCCATCGGAGAAGAGGACGGATTTAAGGGTCTTGTAAATATCATTTCCGGCGCAGCCTTTGAGTATGACGCCGACGGCAAGGCCACACAAATTGATATCCCGGCGGATATGGCAGATGAAATTGCCGCTGACAAGGAAGAATTCGTTGAAAATATCGCAGAACTTGATGATGATCTGCTTGAAAAATATCTGGAAGGCGAAGAGCTGACCGAAGAGGAGATTAAAGGCGCTTTCAGAAAAGGCGTTCTTGATGCCCAGTTCTATCCGGCCATCTGCACATCCGCCACAAAGATGATCGGCGTTGATGTGATATTTGATTTCATTAATGATTATATGCCCTCCCCCCTTGACCGCGGCGCATGGACTGCCAAAGATGCCGATGGAAACGATGTGGAAGTGGCGCCGGATCCCGATGCTGAATTCACAGGTTTTGTATTTGCCACCATTGTTGACCCCTATGCGGGAAGGCTTTCCCTTTTCCGGGTGATTTCCGGAACACTTGGCAAAGAAGGCAATATCCTAAATGTTACCAAAGACACCAAGGAGCGGTTTTCACAACTTCTTGAAATTGCCGGCAAAGAACAAAAACAGATTGATGGTGCGCTGCCCGGCGCCATTGTGGCCGTGGCAAAATTAAAAAGTACCCTGACAGGAGATACCCTGACCGGTGGGAAAGCCATCCAGATTCCTGCCCCGGCACCTTTGCCCCCGTGCATCTCCTTTGCCATTTCACCCAAGTCCAAAAGTGACGAAGATAAAATCCATGAAGCCGTGCGTAAGATCCTTGAAGAGGATACCGGTCTTACCCTGCGTCGTGAGGAAGAAACCCGCCAGACCATTCTTTCCGGCCGCGGCCTGGTTCATATTGAAATTACTGCAGAAAAAATCCAGCGCAAATTTAATGTGGGCATGGACATTGCCACACCCACGGTTGCCTATCGTGAAACCTTCAAGAAAAAAGTCCGGGTCCAGGGCAAGCATAAAAAACAGTCCGGTGGCCATGGTCAGTACGGTGACTGCTGGATCGAGCTTGAGCCCCTTCCCAAGGGATCCGGTTATGAGTTCGTGGATAAAATTGTGGGCGGTGTGATTCCCAGAAATTATATTCCTGCGGTGGAGGCAGGTATCCGGGATGCCATGCAAAAAGGTATTCTGGCAGGATTCCCTTGTGTGGATTTCCGCACTACACTGGATTTTGGTTCCTACCATGCAGTTGATTCTTCGGAAATGGCATTTAAAACGGCCGGCTCCCTGGCATTTAAAAAAGCAGCAGCCGAGGCCAAAGCGGTTCTGCTTGAACCCATTATGAAGGTATCAGTCAAGGCGCCTGATGATGCCACAGGTGATATCATGGGTGATCTGAACTCCAGACGCGGCCGGGTACTTGGTATGGATTCCGAAGGTGACAAACAGATTATCAACGCACTTGTACCCATGTCCGAAATGCTTCGGTATGCACCGGACCTAGGCTCCATGACCGGTGGCCGAGGATCCTTTACCATGGAATTTGAGCAGTATGATGAAGTACCGCCGGATCTGTCCAAAAAAATTATTGAAAAGGTCAATGCTGAAAAAGAAGGATAA
- a CDS encoding TlyA family RNA methyltransferase has product MKNKMARKRLDQALVDQGLIRSRERAKAMIMAGKVLVNGIKIDKPGTQVNQDALIDVKAPDHPYVSRGGLKLEKALQSFPVSVQDAVCLDIGASTGGFTDCLLKFGAKKVYAVDVGYGQLDWSLRQDDRVVVIERTNIRNLSYDAIGQPMDVVVADTSFISLKTVIPSAEKFMRTGTDILALIKPQFEAGKENVGKGGIVKDPEVRNQVKQDIILFFQDRGYKVNGTVTSPVLGAKGNEEYVISLVYQKK; this is encoded by the coding sequence GTGAAGAATAAAATGGCCAGAAAACGCCTGGACCAGGCCTTGGTTGACCAGGGGTTGATACGCTCAAGGGAACGGGCCAAGGCCATGATCATGGCCGGAAAGGTTCTGGTAAACGGCATCAAGATAGATAAGCCCGGCACCCAGGTGAACCAGGATGCGCTGATTGACGTTAAAGCCCCGGATCATCCCTATGTTAGCAGGGGCGGACTTAAACTTGAAAAAGCACTCCAAAGTTTTCCTGTATCTGTTCAGGATGCGGTTTGTCTTGATATTGGTGCCTCCACTGGTGGGTTCACCGACTGCCTGCTCAAATTTGGTGCCAAGAAAGTGTATGCTGTGGATGTGGGCTATGGGCAGCTTGACTGGTCCCTTAGACAGGATGACCGGGTGGTGGTCATAGAGCGTACCAATATCCGCAACCTCTCCTATGACGCCATCGGCCAACCCATGGATGTTGTGGTGGCTGACACCTCTTTTATCTCTTTGAAAACCGTTATCCCGTCAGCGGAAAAATTTATGCGCACCGGCACGGATATCCTGGCCCTTATCAAACCGCAATTTGAGGCGGGAAAAGAAAATGTAGGCAAAGGCGGCATCGTAAAGGATCCGGAAGTCAGAAACCAGGTAAAGCAGGATATTATTCTTTTCTTCCAAGACAGGGGGTATAAGGTGAACGGGACAGTTACCTCGCCGGTTTTAGGCGCCAAGGGTAATGAAGAATATGTAATTTCATTAGTTTATCAAAAAAAATAA
- the dxs gene encoding 1-deoxy-D-xylulose-5-phosphate synthase yields MKYLDQINGPDDLKQIPRDELDAVAREIRGRIIDVVSKNGGHLASSLGVVELTIALHYVFDMPKDTLIWDVGHQSYAHKLLTGRHRNFDSLRKYKGISGFVKTKESPYDALTVGHASTSISAGLGMCYAKALKQDNSNVVSIIGDGSMTAGLAYEGLNHSGDLQQKYIVILNDNDMSISANVGALSSYLSRTFSHKALQNMRNQFGQFLKSVPKIGDDMYGWAKRWEESFKAFVTPGMLFEAFNFDYFGPIDGHNLDHLIDILSNIKDPDSPVLLHVTTKKGKGYKPAEKNPVYFHGVGAFAVDTGKCTASKSSAPPSYTSVFGNCMIALAKQNKCIVAVTAAMPEGTGLSCFAEQFADRFVDVGIAEQHAVTFAAGLAAKGAKPVVAIYSTFLQRGYDQILHDVCIDNHPVIFAIDRGGIVGEDGPTHHGLFDFSYLRSIPNMTVMAPMDENELVRMMQAAVAHQGPIALRYPRGAGQGVKVDYNAKAVDIGKGKVLCTGDDLLIIGIGRCVNDAMDAAEQLSAKGIESTVVNARFVKPLDADLILDLAGKIKKVVTIEEHVLAGGFGSAILELICDNGLSGCCVKRVGIDDVFVEHGSQNELRKDYGIDVQALVAAGLKLCREE; encoded by the coding sequence TTGAAATATCTTGACCAAATAAACGGCCCTGATGATCTAAAACAGATTCCAAGGGATGAACTTGACGCTGTCGCCCGGGAGATCCGGGGCAGAATTATTGATGTGGTATCAAAAAACGGCGGGCATCTGGCATCAAGCTTAGGTGTTGTAGAATTGACCATTGCCCTGCATTACGTATTTGATATGCCAAAGGATACCCTGATTTGGGACGTGGGCCATCAGTCCTATGCGCACAAGCTTTTAACCGGACGCCACCGCAACTTTGACTCCCTTCGAAAATACAAGGGCATTTCAGGGTTTGTTAAAACCAAGGAAAGTCCCTATGACGCGTTAACTGTGGGACACGCTTCCACGTCAATTTCTGCCGGTCTGGGCATGTGTTATGCCAAGGCTCTTAAGCAGGACAATTCCAATGTAGTTTCAATCATCGGTGATGGTTCCATGACCGCAGGGCTTGCTTACGAAGGGTTGAACCATTCAGGCGATCTCCAGCAGAAATACATCGTTATATTAAATGATAACGACATGTCCATCTCCGCCAATGTGGGCGCATTGTCTTCTTATTTGTCCCGGACGTTTTCGCATAAAGCCTTGCAGAACATGCGTAACCAGTTTGGCCAATTTTTAAAATCCGTGCCCAAAATCGGTGACGACATGTATGGATGGGCTAAAAGGTGGGAGGAGTCATTTAAGGCCTTTGTAACTCCGGGTATGCTGTTCGAAGCCTTTAATTTTGATTATTTCGGCCCCATTGACGGCCATAATCTGGATCATCTCATTGATATTTTATCTAATATTAAAGATCCTGATTCCCCGGTGCTGCTGCATGTGACTACGAAAAAAGGCAAAGGGTATAAGCCGGCTGAAAAAAATCCGGTCTATTTTCACGGTGTGGGCGCCTTTGCCGTGGATACCGGGAAATGCACAGCGTCAAAGTCAAGTGCCCCACCCTCTTACACGTCGGTGTTTGGTAACTGTATGATTGCGCTTGCAAAACAAAACAAGTGTATCGTGGCAGTGACGGCAGCCATGCCCGAAGGCACAGGCCTAAGCTGTTTTGCTGAACAGTTTGCCGACAGGTTTGTTGACGTGGGCATTGCTGAACAACATGCCGTTACCTTCGCTGCAGGCCTTGCCGCCAAAGGCGCAAAGCCCGTGGTGGCCATATACTCCACCTTTTTGCAGCGCGGTTATGACCAGATTCTTCATGATGTCTGCATTGACAACCATCCTGTGATTTTTGCCATTGACCGTGGCGGCATTGTGGGGGAAGATGGGCCCACCCACCACGGGCTATTTGATTTTTCCTATCTTCGATCCATACCCAACATGACCGTTATGGCGCCCATGGATGAAAATGAACTGGTGCGTATGATGCAAGCTGCCGTGGCCCATCAAGGCCCCATTGCCCTGCGTTATCCCAGGGGTGCAGGCCAGGGCGTAAAAGTTGATTACAATGCCAAAGCCGTTGATATTGGAAAAGGAAAGGTGCTTTGCACAGGCGACGATCTTTTAATCATTGGCATTGGCCGCTGTGTGAATGATGCCATGGATGCTGCAGAACAATTATCCGCCAAAGGCATTGAAAGTACCGTGGTCAATGCCCGGTTTGTAAAACCTTTGGATGCGGACCTGATCCTTGATCTTGCCGGGAAAATCAAAAAGGTGGTGACCATTGAAGAACACGTGCTGGCAGGCGGTTTCGGATCAGCCATCCTTGAACTGATTTGTGATAACGGACTCTCAGGATGCTGTGTGAAACGGGTTGGCATTGATGATGTATTTGTTGAACACGGCAGCCAGAATGAGCTTCGAAAGGATTACGGCATTGATGTTCAAGCGCTTGTGGCAGCAGGATTGAAATTGTGCCGTGAAGAATAA
- a CDS encoding farnesyl diphosphate synthase has translation MSTFDLSGYLSRNRKLVDAALVNVFHELDQQRELVQAMTHSLMAGGKRVRPALALATASALGTDPLIALPASCAIEMIHTYSLIHDDLPAMDDDDLRRGVPTCHKQFSEPTAILAGDGLLTHAFHILAAPGSCFKVFPDAETRLVLVEKISAAAGVNGMVEGQMLDMQAEKNPENLPLDSPGALAHLKKIHRHKTGAMIEVSVASGAISAGADKDALNALGTYAENIGLAFQVMDDILNVEGDPKIMGKAVGSDALHDKLTFPAILGLEESKVFSKQLVADALSALDNYGEKDFKKNSEPLRAIAGYIINRNR, from the coding sequence ATGAGTACTTTTGATCTATCCGGATATTTATCCCGGAACCGAAAACTGGTTGATGCGGCCTTGGTAAATGTTTTTCATGAACTGGACCAACAACGCGAGCTTGTTCAGGCCATGACGCACTCTTTGATGGCCGGCGGCAAACGGGTCCGCCCTGCCCTGGCGCTGGCAACGGCCAGTGCGTTAGGTACAGATCCGCTCATCGCCCTGCCCGCTTCCTGTGCCATTGAAATGATCCATACCTATTCCTTAATCCATGATGATCTGCCGGCCATGGATGATGATGACCTGCGCAGAGGCGTTCCGACCTGCCACAAACAATTTTCCGAACCTACGGCAATTTTAGCCGGAGACGGGCTTTTAACCCATGCATTTCATATCCTTGCAGCGCCGGGGTCCTGTTTTAAGGTCTTCCCTGATGCTGAAACCCGGCTGGTTCTGGTGGAAAAAATATCTGCGGCAGCCGGAGTTAACGGCATGGTGGAAGGCCAGATGCTTGATATGCAGGCTGAAAAGAATCCCGAAAATTTACCTTTGGACAGTCCTGGTGCCCTGGCTCATTTAAAGAAAATTCACCGGCATAAAACCGGGGCCATGATTGAGGTCAGTGTTGCGTCAGGGGCCATCAGTGCCGGTGCTGATAAAGATGCCTTAAACGCTTTGGGCACATATGCTGAAAATATCGGACTTGCCTTCCAGGTTATGGACGACATTCTAAATGTGGAAGGTGATCCCAAAATTATGGGCAAGGCAGTTGGTTCCGATGCCCTGCACGATAAACTGACATTTCCTGCCATCCTCGGCCTTGAAGAATCCAAAGTCTTTTCAAAGCAGCTTGTGGCCGATGCCCTATCGGCTTTAGACAATTACGGGGAAAAGGACTTCAAGAAAAACAGCGAACCTTTGCGCGCCATTGCCGGTTACATTATTAACAGAAACCGATGA
- a CDS encoding exodeoxyribonuclease VII small subunit: MAKKTFESALKQLENIVKEMESGDLTLEKAVKKYEDGIANTRFCLEILDKTEQKITQLTMNADGKPDVSDFKEEQ; this comes from the coding sequence ATGGCAAAGAAAACCTTTGAATCAGCACTAAAACAGCTTGAAAACATTGTCAAAGAAATGGAATCTGGTGATTTGACATTGGAAAAAGCAGTCAAAAAATACGAAGATGGGATTGCCAATACCCGTTTCTGCCTTGAAATTTTAGATAAAACCGAGCAGAAAATCACCCAATTGACAATGAATGCTGACGGTAAGCCCGATGTATCAGATTTTAAGGAAGAACAATGA
- the xseA gene encoding exodeoxyribonuclease VII large subunit produces the protein MIPQTDHKVYTVGTLTKQIKNLLEEHYPFLWITGEVSNFSTPASGHSYFSLKDETAVISCVIFKGQKRHLRFTPENGMKVKGMARLSLYEPRGSYQLIFEHMEPEGTGALQRDFEQLKAKLAAMGWFDAEHKKEIPFLPSGIHVITSGTGAAVRDIIQVAKQRCPSVPLEIIPVKVQGDTAEFEIAHAIEFANTVKTCDLIIIARGGGSLEDLWAFNTQTVAKAVYESEIPVISGVGHEIDFTIADLVADIRAPTPSAAAQMALPDQAAIVHQIFGLQNELNNKIERRILQLREYINDLRRRLKSPARVVDDFRFRIEDLQSRILSLVRNRINYQRERTQWLQRAISSTLPLSRIQAYKKDVKDLQASLDYFFYAYLKQCKDQVNKQKAQLETLNPSAVLSRGYSITRSLSNNCIVMDADTLNVDDGIEIILSKGRLDARVEKIYGKENL, from the coding sequence ATGATACCACAGACTGATCATAAGGTGTACACCGTAGGCACACTGACAAAACAGATAAAAAATCTGCTTGAAGAGCACTATCCTTTTTTATGGATCACCGGTGAGGTTTCAAATTTTTCAACGCCCGCTTCGGGTCATTCCTATTTTTCATTAAAAGATGAAACTGCCGTAATTTCCTGTGTAATTTTTAAAGGACAGAAACGCCATTTAAGATTCACCCCTGAAAACGGAATGAAAGTCAAAGGCATGGCCCGCCTGTCCCTTTACGAGCCCCGTGGGTCTTACCAGCTTATTTTTGAGCATATGGAACCCGAAGGTACAGGTGCGCTTCAGCGAGATTTTGAACAGCTTAAGGCCAAACTGGCTGCCATGGGCTGGTTTGATGCTGAGCACAAAAAAGAAATACCTTTTTTGCCGTCAGGCATCCACGTGATCACCTCAGGCACTGGTGCTGCGGTTCGCGATATTATCCAAGTAGCCAAGCAACGTTGCCCAAGTGTTCCTCTTGAAATCATCCCTGTCAAGGTACAGGGAGATACCGCAGAATTTGAAATTGCCCATGCCATTGAATTTGCCAATACGGTCAAAACCTGTGACCTTATAATAATTGCCCGGGGCGGCGGGTCTTTAGAAGATTTATGGGCATTTAACACCCAAACTGTGGCCAAAGCCGTTTACGAATCTGAAATACCCGTCATTTCGGGCGTTGGTCATGAAATTGATTTCACTATTGCCGACCTTGTGGCTGATATTCGGGCCCCTACCCCATCTGCTGCTGCCCAGATGGCCTTGCCTGACCAAGCGGCTATTGTTCATCAAATCTTTGGATTGCAAAATGAGTTAAACAATAAAATTGAGCGTCGTATCCTTCAACTGCGAGAATATATAAATGATTTACGCAGGCGGCTTAAAAGTCCGGCCAGGGTTGTGGATGATTTCAGATTCCGCATTGAGGATCTGCAATCCAGAATTTTGTCTTTGGTCAGAAATCGAATCAACTACCAGCGCGAGAGAACGCAATGGCTTCAACGAGCGATTTCAAGCACCCTGCCCTTATCTCGTATCCAGGCATATAAAAAGGATGTGAAGGATCTTCAGGCAAGTTTGGATTATTTTTTTTATGCTTACCTGAAACAATGTAAAGACCAGGTAAATAAACAAAAAGCCCAACTTGAGACCCTGAATCCGTCAGCGGTGTTGAGCCGCGGTTACAGCATCACTCGCAGTCTGTCTAACAATTGTATTGTGATGGATGCTGACACGCTCAATGTAGACGATGGAATTGAAATTATTTTATCTAAAGGACGCCTGGATGCCCGGGTGGAAAAAATATATGGCAAAGAAAACCTTTGA